In Harpia harpyja isolate bHarHar1 chromosome 8, bHarHar1 primary haplotype, whole genome shotgun sequence, a genomic segment contains:
- the SCNN1A gene encoding amiloride-sensitive sodium channel subunit alpha produces the protein MGTAPRGGSVKTGKMPEGEKTRQCKQEEEHRQKEEEREGLIEFYGSYQELFQFFCSNTTIHGAIRLVCSKKNKMKTAFWSVLFFLTFGLMYWQFGILYREYFSYPVNLNLNLNSDRLTFPAVTLCTLNPYRYSAIRKKLDELDQITHQTLLDLYDYNMSLARSDWSTLSTRKRSSRSLLHHVQRHPLRRQKRDNLVNLPENSPSVDKNDWKIGFVLCSENNKDCFHQAYSSGVDAVREWYSFHYINILAQMPDAKALDESDFENFIYACRFNEATCDKANYTHFHHPLYGNCYTFNDNSSSLWTSSLPGINNGLSLVVRTEQNDFIPLLSTVTGARVMVHDQNEPAFMDDGGFNVRPGIETSISMRKEMTVRLGGSYSDCTEDGSDVPVQNLYSSRYTEQVCIRSCFQLNMVERCGCAYYFYPLPAGAEYCDYTKHVAWGYCYYKLLAEFKADVLGCFHKCRKPCKMTEYQLSAGYSRWPSAVSEDWVFYMLSQQNKYNITSKRNGVAKVNIFFEEWNYKTNGESPAFTVVTLLSQLGNQWSLWFGSSVLSVMELAELILDFIAITFILALRWFRSRQQLSPPQPPPNSHDNTAFQDEAPGLSAPHRFTVEAVVTMLPSYNSLEPRGPSRDGEMGHE, from the exons ATGGGCACGGCGCCTCGC GGTGGGTCTGTGAAGACGGGGAAGATGCCAGAAGGGGAGAAAACGAGGCAGTGTAAGCAAGAAGAGGAGCACCGGCAGAAAGAAGAGGAGCGGGAGGGTCTCATCGAGTTCTACGGTTCCTACCAGGAGCTGTTCCAGTTCTTCTGCAGCAACACGACCATCCACGGGGCTATCCGCCTGGTGTGCTCCAAAAAGAATAAGATGAAGACAGCCTTCTGGTCCGTTCTCTTCTTTCTCACCTTCGGCTTAATGTACTGGCAGTTTGGGATCCTCTACAGGGAGTACTTCAGCTACCCTGTCAACCTCAACCTTAACCTTAACTCCGACAGGCTGACTTTCCCAGCCGTGACGCTGTGCACCCTCAATCCATACAG ATACAGTGCCATCCGGAAGAAGCTGGATGAGCTGGACCAAATCACGCATCAGACACTGCTAGACCTTTATGACTACAACATGTCTCTGGCACGAAGTGACTGGTCCACGCTGTCCACACGAAAGCGTAGCTCAAGGAGCCTGCTCCATCATGTCCAGCGCCATCCGCTGCGAAGGCAGAAGCGGGATAACTTAGTCAACTTGCCAGAGAACAGTCCCTCAGTGGACAAGAACGACTGGAAAATTGGGTTTGTTCTG TGCAGTGAAAACAACAAGGACTGTTTCCATCAGGCGTACTCCTCAGGGGTGGATGCCGTGCGGGAGTGGTACAGCTTTCACTATATCAATATCCTGGCGCAGATGCCTGATGCGAAAGCCCTGGATGAGTCTGACTTTGAGAATTTCATCTATGCTTGCCGCTTCAATGAAGCAACATGTGACAAGGC GAATTACACCCACTTCCACCATCCCTTGTACGGGAACTGCTATACTTTTAACgacaacagcagcagcctgtggacATCCTCGCTGCCTGGGATCAATAATG GTCTCTCTCTGGTGGTGCGCACCGAACAGAATGATTTCATCCCTCTGTTGTCCACGGTAACGGGAGCCAGGGTCATGGTCCATGATCAGAATGAGCCAGCCTTCATGGATGATGGGGGTTTCAACGTGCGTCCGGGTATCGAGACCTCCATCAGCATGAGAAAG GAGATGACTGTGCGTCTTGGGGGCAGTTACAGTGATTGCACAGAGGATGGCAGTGATGTGCCAGTGCAAAATCTGTACTCATCCCGCTACACCGAACAG GTCTGCATTCGCTCCTGCTTTCAGCTCAACATGGTAGAGCGCTGTGGCTGTGCGTATTACTTCTATCCCTTACCCGCTGGAGCAGAGTACTGTGACTACACAAAGCACGTAGCCTGGG GCTACTGCTATTACAAACTCCTGGCTGAATTCAAAGCTGATGTGCTGGGCTGTTTCCACAAATGTCGGAAACCTTGCAA AATGACAGAATACCAGCTGTCAGCTGGATACTCCCGCTGGCCTTCTGCTGTCTCAGAG GACTGGGTTTTTTACATGCTTTCACAACAGAACAAATACAATATCACATCGAAGAG GAACGGAGTTGCCAAAGTGAATATCTTCTTTGAGGAGTGGAACTACAAGACCAATGGGGAGTCTCCTGCCTTCACG GTAGTGACTCTGCTGTCCCAGCTTGGGAACCAGTGGAGTCTCTGGTTCGGATCCTCTGTCCTGTCTGTGATGGAGCTTGCAGAGCTGATTCTGGATTTCATCGCCATCACCTTTATCTTGGCCTTACGCTGGTTCCGTTCTCGGCAGCAGCTCTCTCCACCGCAACCTCCTCCAAACAGTCACGATAACACTGCTTTCCAAGATGAGGCACCAGGTCTCAGTGCTCCACACCGCTTCACCGTTGAGGCTGTAGTGACCATGCTGCCATCCTACAACAGCCTGGAACCACGTGGGCCGAGCAGGGATGGTGAGATGGGACACGAGTGA
- the VAMP1 gene encoding vesicle-associated membrane protein 1 isoform X4, giving the protein MSDPAQQPAPGAPEGGAPGGAPSGQATNLSSNRRLQQTQAQMKEVVDIMCVNVDKVLQRDEELSKLDDRADALQAGASQFESSAAKLKRKYWWKNCKMMIMMGVIGAIVVVVIVRSLRPESNSPLVLAHTFRIQIKTSKSSSQHILEHGWNKGI; this is encoded by the exons AT GTCTGATCCAGCTCAGCAACCTGCTCCCGGCGCCCCCGAAGGGGGAGCCCCTGGTGGGGCCCCCTCCGGACAAGCCACCAATCTGAGCAGTAACCGTCGGCTGCAGCAGACGCAGGCCCAAATGAAGGAG GTGGTTGATATAATGTGTGTAAATGTAGACAAGGTGCTGCAACGAGACGAGGAACTGTCAAAGCTAGATGACCGGGCAGATGCACTTCAGGCCGGTGCCTCACAATTTGAAAGTAGCGCAGCAAAACTCAAAAGGAAGTACTGGTGGAAGAACTGCAAG ATGATGATCATGATGGGAGTGATTGGTGCCATTGTGGTGGTGGTGATTGTAA GATCCTTAAGACCAGAAAGCAATTCTCCATTGGTGTTGGCACATACGTTCAGGATCCAGATAAAGACCTCCAAGAGTAGCTCACAGCATATCTTGGAGCATGGCTGGAATAAAG GTATTTAA
- the VAMP1 gene encoding vesicle-associated membrane protein 1 isoform X8: MSDPAQQPAPGAPEGGAPGGAPSGQATNLSSNRRLQQTQAQMKEVVDIMCVNVDKVLQRDEELSKLDDRADALQAGASQFESSAAKLKRKYWWKNCKMMIMMGVIGAIVVVVIVSI; this comes from the exons AT GTCTGATCCAGCTCAGCAACCTGCTCCCGGCGCCCCCGAAGGGGGAGCCCCTGGTGGGGCCCCCTCCGGACAAGCCACCAATCTGAGCAGTAACCGTCGGCTGCAGCAGACGCAGGCCCAAATGAAGGAG GTGGTTGATATAATGTGTGTAAATGTAGACAAGGTGCTGCAACGAGACGAGGAACTGTCAAAGCTAGATGACCGGGCAGATGCACTTCAGGCCGGTGCCTCACAATTTGAAAGTAGCGCAGCAAAACTCAAAAGGAAGTACTGGTGGAAGAACTGCAAG ATGATGATCATGATGGGAGTGATTGGTGCCATTGTGGTGGTGGTGATTGTAA GTATTTAA
- the VAMP1 gene encoding vesicle-associated membrane protein 1 isoform X2 translates to MSDPAQQPAPGAPEGGAPGGAPSGQATNLSSNRRLQQTQAQMKEVVDIMCVNVDKVLQRDEELSKLDDRADALQAGASQFESSAAKLKRKYWWKNCKMMIMMGVIGAIVVVVIVKSNSPLVLAHTFRIQIKTSKSSSQHILEHGWNKGCKAVLPVACGSLTISLCPVLNIIKIVPEQCVVNGGFGAVQPG, encoded by the exons AT GTCTGATCCAGCTCAGCAACCTGCTCCCGGCGCCCCCGAAGGGGGAGCCCCTGGTGGGGCCCCCTCCGGACAAGCCACCAATCTGAGCAGTAACCGTCGGCTGCAGCAGACGCAGGCCCAAATGAAGGAG GTGGTTGATATAATGTGTGTAAATGTAGACAAGGTGCTGCAACGAGACGAGGAACTGTCAAAGCTAGATGACCGGGCAGATGCACTTCAGGCCGGTGCCTCACAATTTGAAAGTAGCGCAGCAAAACTCAAAAGGAAGTACTGGTGGAAGAACTGCAAG ATGATGATCATGATGGGAGTGATTGGTGCCATTGTGGTGGTGGTGATTGTAA AAAGCAATTCTCCATTGGTGTTGGCACATACGTTCAGGATCCAGATAAAGACCTCCAAGAGTAGCTCACAGCATATCTTGGAGCATGGCTGGAATAAAG GTTGTAAAGCAGTACTCCCTGTGGCTTGTGGTTCCCTTACGATCAGTCTTTGCCCGGTCTTAAACATCATCAAAATCGTGCCAGAACAATGTGTGGTCAATGGTGGATTTGGAGCAGTGCAGCCAGGCTAA
- the VAMP1 gene encoding vesicle-associated membrane protein 1 isoform X3: MSDPAQQPAPGAPEGGAPGGAPSGQATNLSSNRRLQQTQAQMKEVVDIMCVNVDKVLQRDEELSKLDDRADALQAGASQFESSAAKLKRKYWWKNCKMMIMMGVIGAIVVVVIVSCKAVLPVACGSLTISLCPVLNIIKIVPEQCVVNGGFGAVQPG, encoded by the exons AT GTCTGATCCAGCTCAGCAACCTGCTCCCGGCGCCCCCGAAGGGGGAGCCCCTGGTGGGGCCCCCTCCGGACAAGCCACCAATCTGAGCAGTAACCGTCGGCTGCAGCAGACGCAGGCCCAAATGAAGGAG GTGGTTGATATAATGTGTGTAAATGTAGACAAGGTGCTGCAACGAGACGAGGAACTGTCAAAGCTAGATGACCGGGCAGATGCACTTCAGGCCGGTGCCTCACAATTTGAAAGTAGCGCAGCAAAACTCAAAAGGAAGTACTGGTGGAAGAACTGCAAG ATGATGATCATGATGGGAGTGATTGGTGCCATTGTGGTGGTGGTGATTGTAA GTTGTAAAGCAGTACTCCCTGTGGCTTGTGGTTCCCTTACGATCAGTCTTTGCCCGGTCTTAAACATCATCAAAATCGTGCCAGAACAATGTGTGGTCAATGGTGGATTTGGAGCAGTGCAGCCAGGCTAA
- the VAMP1 gene encoding vesicle-associated membrane protein 1 isoform X1, whose amino-acid sequence MSDPAQQPAPGAPEGGAPGGAPSGQATNLSSNRRLQQTQAQMKEVVDIMCVNVDKVLQRDEELSKLDDRADALQAGASQFESSAAKLKRKYWWKNCKMMIMMGVIGAIVVVVIVRSLRPESNSPLVLAHTFRIQIKTSKSSSQHILEHGWNKGCKAVLPVACGSLTISLCPVLNIIKIVPEQCVVNGGFGAVQPG is encoded by the exons AT GTCTGATCCAGCTCAGCAACCTGCTCCCGGCGCCCCCGAAGGGGGAGCCCCTGGTGGGGCCCCCTCCGGACAAGCCACCAATCTGAGCAGTAACCGTCGGCTGCAGCAGACGCAGGCCCAAATGAAGGAG GTGGTTGATATAATGTGTGTAAATGTAGACAAGGTGCTGCAACGAGACGAGGAACTGTCAAAGCTAGATGACCGGGCAGATGCACTTCAGGCCGGTGCCTCACAATTTGAAAGTAGCGCAGCAAAACTCAAAAGGAAGTACTGGTGGAAGAACTGCAAG ATGATGATCATGATGGGAGTGATTGGTGCCATTGTGGTGGTGGTGATTGTAA GATCCTTAAGACCAGAAAGCAATTCTCCATTGGTGTTGGCACATACGTTCAGGATCCAGATAAAGACCTCCAAGAGTAGCTCACAGCATATCTTGGAGCATGGCTGGAATAAAG GTTGTAAAGCAGTACTCCCTGTGGCTTGTGGTTCCCTTACGATCAGTCTTTGCCCGGTCTTAAACATCATCAAAATCGTGCCAGAACAATGTGTGGTCAATGGTGGATTTGGAGCAGTGCAGCCAGGCTAA
- the VAMP1 gene encoding vesicle-associated membrane protein 1 isoform X6, which translates to MSDPAQQPAPGAPEGGAPGGAPSGQATNLSSNRRLQQTQAQMKEVVDIMCVNVDKVLQRDEELSKLDDRADALQAGASQFESSAAKLKRKYWWKNCKMMIMMGVIGAIVVVVIVILALKAVAGFPLQ; encoded by the exons AT GTCTGATCCAGCTCAGCAACCTGCTCCCGGCGCCCCCGAAGGGGGAGCCCCTGGTGGGGCCCCCTCCGGACAAGCCACCAATCTGAGCAGTAACCGTCGGCTGCAGCAGACGCAGGCCCAAATGAAGGAG GTGGTTGATATAATGTGTGTAAATGTAGACAAGGTGCTGCAACGAGACGAGGAACTGTCAAAGCTAGATGACCGGGCAGATGCACTTCAGGCCGGTGCCTCACAATTTGAAAGTAGCGCAGCAAAACTCAAAAGGAAGTACTGGTGGAAGAACTGCAAG ATGATGATCATGATGGGAGTGATTGGTGCCATTGTGGTGGTGGTGATTGTAA TTCTGGCCCTCAAAGCAGTGGCTGGTTTTCCATTGCAATGA
- the VAMP1 gene encoding vesicle-associated membrane protein 1 isoform X5, whose amino-acid sequence MSDPAQQPAPGAPEGGAPGGAPSGQATNLSSNRRLQQTQAQMKEVVDIMCVNVDKVLQRDEELSKLDDRADALQAGASQFESSAAKLKRKYWWKNCKMMIMMGVIGAIVVVVIVNDLLSERGHFSYYKGEPT is encoded by the exons AT GTCTGATCCAGCTCAGCAACCTGCTCCCGGCGCCCCCGAAGGGGGAGCCCCTGGTGGGGCCCCCTCCGGACAAGCCACCAATCTGAGCAGTAACCGTCGGCTGCAGCAGACGCAGGCCCAAATGAAGGAG GTGGTTGATATAATGTGTGTAAATGTAGACAAGGTGCTGCAACGAGACGAGGAACTGTCAAAGCTAGATGACCGGGCAGATGCACTTCAGGCCGGTGCCTCACAATTTGAAAGTAGCGCAGCAAAACTCAAAAGGAAGTACTGGTGGAAGAACTGCAAG ATGATGATCATGATGGGAGTGATTGGTGCCATTGTGGTGGTGGTGATTGTAA ATGACTTGCTGTCCGAACGTGGCCATTTCAGTTATTATAAAGGAGAGCCTACATGA
- the VAMP1 gene encoding vesicle-associated membrane protein 1 isoform X7 — MSDPAQQPAPGAPEGGAPGGAPSGQATNLSSNRRLQQTQAQMKEVVDIMCVNVDKVLQRDEELSKLDDRADALQAGASQFESSAAKLKRKYWWKNCKMMIMMGVIGAIVVVVIVIYFFT, encoded by the exons AT GTCTGATCCAGCTCAGCAACCTGCTCCCGGCGCCCCCGAAGGGGGAGCCCCTGGTGGGGCCCCCTCCGGACAAGCCACCAATCTGAGCAGTAACCGTCGGCTGCAGCAGACGCAGGCCCAAATGAAGGAG GTGGTTGATATAATGTGTGTAAATGTAGACAAGGTGCTGCAACGAGACGAGGAACTGTCAAAGCTAGATGACCGGGCAGATGCACTTCAGGCCGGTGCCTCACAATTTGAAAGTAGCGCAGCAAAACTCAAAAGGAAGTACTGGTGGAAGAACTGCAAG ATGATGATCATGATGGGAGTGATTGGTGCCATTGTGGTGGTGGTGATTGTAA TCTACTTTTTTACTTGA
- the MRPL51 gene encoding 39S ribosomal protein L51, mitochondrial: MAVLVRAVGRALLGRTAPLVRTERSINGGGARWGPVRPGLPVPFSSPLAGLTRAFRIKEPPKRKEVDRWTEKRALFGVYDNVGILGGFQLHPKNLIVGPKWLRGWKGNELQRCIRKKQMVGDRMFVEDYHKLSKRIRYLYRRFNRTGKHR; encoded by the exons CTGCTGGGCCGGACCGCTCCCTTGGTCCGGACCGAACGCAGCATTAACGGCGGCGGGGCCCGCTGGGGGCCGGTGCGGCCCGGCCTCCCCGTGCCCTTCTCCTCACCCCTAGCAGGGCTGACCCGGGCCTTCCGCATCAAGGAACCCCCAAAGCGTAAGGAGGTGGATCGGTGGACGGAAAAACGGGCCTTGTTCGGGGTCTACGATAACGTGGGGATCCTGG GCGGCTTCCAGCTCCACCCGAAGAACCTCATCGTGGGGCCCAAGTGGCTGCGAGGGTGGAAGGGGAACGAGTTGCAGAGGTGCATCCGCAAGAAGCAGATGGTGGGAGATCGGATGTTTGTAGAGGACTACCACAAACTCAGCAAGAGGATCCGATACTTGTACAGGCGCTTCAATCGTACCGGGAAGCACCGCTAG